One genomic segment of Hippoglossus hippoglossus isolate fHipHip1 chromosome 22, fHipHip1.pri, whole genome shotgun sequence includes these proteins:
- the pcare1 gene encoding photoreceptor cilium actin regulator produces the protein MGCSPSKGNNFGTLGSLRRSRMLLAAPQESPRQSLLEDGNLRNSAIPTDVDTKEWKTTGQTQVFQKEAHMTPQKKRSVTDFAPEAVNMDKLGSQGMDNNTVSHRKEKNNDTQDVIEKKTGRKPKKNRGGKVLKKKDKDKLPAENKVDFPEPLVKAHQAAYAFLNPSINKYDVLLGLLEQATQTQVSVQPMVAFMALRYEEIIQGLEEVADEGEKVLKENGQHLAWTSQMKNLSSSPPLKSGSANSEPPPDLLQQLLQYTTQRMRNVSQTVGGIGDSALEEAVEYFASVSELLEEKLKVKRTVETRLMQLLSRIEMASLRKPGPEDSALLSEDSGIGAESESLAGSDRRHRRESCESTGTNRTTPVSLIGHTYINITQGVSRQKCLSQISPSVSLTSLNSLDSTCTIMANDRRDSLLGSVSLDDGEEDENDDDEEVEKGMGVVHVRFRTRSNSSPVEPEQHPRRLLPKRIENPQNVEMTLKMKNAISGRIQFVPSQNAGAKSKVAGSPKTSRRHWTDEEERSPRRPQSAAPVRKALVKKTTVPRQQRSRSAESLRSKGEDPTLLELERTQKDLNQRLQRMSKSKTGVNARTAPSKQNQGSSPAQSPAINRKLQSLEKNSNTQPLKGKVDLIRSNNKKTSGTSVVEDNIQKNKKLHKGPIKATPPPSPPSSPRPSSGLHRGRNSVKKLIDTFTQGIEELDSPKVLGPLVGVRKCGVPVLPGLGNMEAVLSAGLARCRHEYISSEKTDDLDLDSLPPPPLEVLMDNSFEGAKNLTTGKADDGATKVGKSPLLKRTVVSQKLRASVQSVTVLPSKGGLPQASKVVSHARADQQDTSTPSNFSKQVAQLEADPGKENDAFHHQARKIIPLRHSSNSQIERSSTSYLENNPPSSQEGLVDFQDAGNLSVPGPNTTVSTLPPSSVVNSQPPSTPTKSRSRMLPSTPSTPNSLYRRFPSPHNCKRQPTPPTSTSPPVNRELSTSPAVQRRLPSPPVTRKNILNSNSTSSYPFKAPSPPASPKLKRWSRENSSEDSSSARMISNARSVFCPVSPSLFEASIPRPPQAWISTGVSFVSRPSGNRGRFPVCVQGPRPFIRRSHSDQRPSLSLPPRSPGVSVAETCGSEPAICTQGLDDEPIRYADLWGSQSDLGATPRSASHPDLCVVGQAFHRD, from the exons atgggCTGCTCACCATCCAAAGGTAACAATTTTGGGACTCTGGGTtccctgaggaggagcagaatgCTGCTGGCTGCACCTCAAGAAAGCCCCAGACAGTCCCTGCTTGAAGACGGAAATCTTCGAAATTCAGCTATACCTACAGATGTGGATACAAAGGAGTGGAAGACAACTGGACAGACCCAGGTATTTCAGAAGGAGGCACATATGACACCACAAAAAAAGAGATCTGTTACTGACTTTGCACCAGAGGCAGTAAACATGGATAAACTGGGGAGTCAAGGAATGGACAACAACACTGTGTCccacagaaaagagaaaaacaatgacacgCAGGATGTAATCGAGAAAAAGACTGGcagaaaaccaaagaaaaacaggggTGGGAAAGTTcttaaaaagaaagacaaagacaagctACCTGCAGAGAATAAAGTGGACTTCCCAGAACCTCTGGTAAAAGCTCACCAAGCTGCTTATGCCTTTTTAAATCCAAGTATAAACAAGTATGATGTTCTGCTTGGACTTTTGGAACAAGCAACCCAAACTCAGGTTTCTGTGCAGCCTATGGTTGCTTTTATGGCCCTACGCTACGAGGAAATAATTCAGGGCCTGGAAGAGGTAGCAGATGAGGgagaaaaagttttaaaagaaaatggacAACATCTTGCTTGGACAAGTCAAATGAAAAATCTTTCATCTTCTCCACCTCTGAAGTCTGGCTCTGCTAATAGTGAGCCCCCACCGGATTTgttgcagcagctgcttcagtACACCACACAGAGAATGCGAAATGTGAGCCAGACTGTTGGTGGAATCGGGGATTCTGCTTTGGAGGAGGCAGTGGAGTACTTTGCCTCAGTTTCAGAGCTTTTAGAGGAGAAACTGAAAGTCAAACGTACAGTAGAGACTAGGCTAATGCAACTCTTATCTCGTATTGAAATGGCCTCTCTGCGCAAGCCTGGGCCAGAGGACTCTGCTCTGCTGAGTGAGGACAGTGGCATTGGGGCTGAGAGTGAATCGCTTGCTGGATCTGATCGACGCCATAGACGAGAGAGTTGTGAGTCCACTGGAACAAATAGAACTACACCTGTTAGTCTTATCGGACACACCTACATTAACATTACACAAGGAGTGTCAAGGCAAAAGTGTCTAAGTCAAATAAGTCCAAGTGTTTCCCTCACCTCACTCAACTCACTCGATTCTACATGCACCATAATGGCTAATGACCGAAGAGATTCATTACTAGGATCAGTCTCTTTAGATGATGGGGAGGAagatgaaaatgatgatgacGAGGAAGTGGAGAAAGGCATGGGAGTAGTTCATGTAAGGTTTAGAACGCGATCAAATTCTTCACCGGTAGAACCAGAACAGCACCCCCGTCGCCTACTCCCAAAGCGCATAGAGAATCCTCAAAATGTAGAAATGactctcaaaatgaaaaatgctatAAGTGGTAGGATACAGTTTGTCCCATCACAGAATGCTGGTGCCAAATCAAAGGTAGCAGGCAGTCCCAAAACCAGTAGACGCCATTGGACAGATGAGGAGGAACGATCTCCAAGGAGGCCTCAATCAGCAGCACCTGTTCGGAAGGCATTAGTAAAAAAGACCACAGTGCCTAGACAGCAACGTTCCCGGTCAGCAGAATCCCTACGGAGCAAAGGTGAAGATCCTACTCTGCTCGAACTAGAAAGGACTCAGAAGGATTTAAACCAGAGGTTGCAGAGGATGAGTAAAAGCAAAACAGGAGTAAACGCAAGGACAGCTCCATCTAAGCAAAATCAAGGAAGCTCACCAGCACAGTCGCCAGCAATAAATCGCAAACTGCAATCCTTAGAAAAGAACAGCAATACCCAACCACTTAAAGGCAAAGTGGACTTAATAAGgagcaacaataaaaaaacgtCAGGAACCAGTGTTGTGGAAGACAATatacaaaagaacaaaaaactaCACAAGGGTCCCATAAAAGCCACCCCACCCCCTAGCCCTCCTTCATCACCACGGCCATCATCAGGACTTCACAGAGGCAGGAATTCAGTCAAAAAACTGATTGATACCTTTACTCAAGGAATAGAGGAACTTGATAGTCCTAAAGTTCTAGGGCCTCTCGTAGGAGTACGAAAGTGTGGTGTTCCTGTGTTACCTGGTTTAGGAAATATGGAAGCCGTGCTAAGTGCTGGGTTAGCTAGATGTAGGCATGAATACATCTCATCTGAGAAAACTGATGATTTAGATCTGGATAGTCTTCCCCCGCCTCCACTGGAAGTATTAATGGACAATTCCTTTGAGGGTGCCAAGAATCTTACAACTGGTAAAGCAGATGATGGGGCAACAAAAGTTGGCAAGTCGCCTCTGTTAAAAAGGACTGTTGTATCACAAAAATTAAGGGCCTCAGTTCAGTCAGTGACAGTGCTGCCAAGCAAAGGAGGCTTGCCACAAGCTTCAAAGGTTGTTTCTCATGCTAGAGCAGACCAACAGGACACGTCTACTCCATCAAACTTTAGCAAACAAGTTGCCCAACTGGAGGCAGacccaggaaaagaaaatgatgctTTTCACCATCAAGCAAGAAAGATTATACCCCTAAGACACTCTTCAAACTCTCAGATAGAGAGATCATCAACAAGTTATCTAGAAAACAATCCACCTTCCAGTCAAGAAGGATTAGTAGACTTTCAAGATGCTGGCAACCTATCCGTGCCTGGACCCAACACTACAGTGTCCACATTGCCTCCCTCTTCAGTAGTCAATAGCCAACCACCTTCCACCCCAACTAAGTCTAGGAGTCGAATGTTACCATCCACACCTTCTACGCCAAACAGCTTATATCGAAGGTTTCCTAGTCCCCATAACTGTAAAAGGCAACCTACTCCACCAACTTCAACTAGCCCCCCAGTTAATAGGGAACTCTCCACATCGCCAGCAGTTCAGAGGAGGCTCCCCAGCCCACCTGTTACAAGGAAGAACATCTTAAACTCAAACTCAACCTCCTCGTACCCTTTCAAAGCACCATCTCCACCTGCCTCACCAAAATTAAAAAGATGGTCAAGAGAGAACAGCAGTGAAGACTCATCTAGTGCTCGGATGATCAGTAATGCTCGTTCAGTCTTCTGCCCTGTGTCCCCATCCCTGTTTGAAGCCTCCATTCCCCGACCCCCTCAAGCATGGATCTCTACCGGGGTGTCTTTTGTCTCACGTCCTTCGGGAAATCGTGGAAGGTTTCCTGTATGTGTTCAAGGACCTCGACCATTCATCAGACGTAGTCATTCAGACCAAAGGCCAAGTCTAAGTTTACCACCAAGATCACCAGGTGTCTCTGTGGCTGAGACTTGTGGGAGTGAGCCAGCAATATGCACACAGGg GCTGGACGATGAACCAATCAGGTACGCTGACTTATGGGGCAGCCAATCAGACCTCGGAGCTACACCACGCTCTGCATCACACCCGGATCTGTGTGTTGTTGGTCAGGCCTTTCACAGAGACTAA